One window of the Lytechinus pictus isolate F3 Inbred chromosome 5, Lp3.0, whole genome shotgun sequence genome contains the following:
- the LOC129260481 gene encoding uncharacterized protein LOC129260481 isoform X3: protein MIALSRNVDNMQTSLGTYHDPLKSMTSCRTLQDIAEIHLEENHDRIRVSCKCHRFRTGHPRDYQGLDTEGTTSNVYVSTESKEPNRTLLTSPSHIYEPESNMCKSTSSSMPTMSKESNRTLLTSQRHIYEPDSQDTSSLRVQNTSEEPNRPLLRFPSQSVNHSRTHGLGAARFILTVLVPCAALLVTLSMAFILISWSNAQARLLERVALLEERLSEVGKTCNCGMPTEGESGQKGFMNGERRENKFAFLMASGQGNVLGVETESKPDRDLHSLQDVHSLHELKEVLKAVTPEIHPKILIKLEDAMSTSPASSQVPDSSTPVSLGDTRASLNRMPVIPQDSESGRARYRRGGKKRGRDRNQSDEQVQRARSTGAETREPAGWVPYWALSSSLLKAGSADYMDEIKREFRLSARGNVTVRTPGLYYVYSQMMYYDPNEYIGHTIVIDGVEAFTCIAPISEQTSKYKTCFIGGLVYLPPRAKVAIKMLYTPRRVCLFEDTSYFGMFRVT from the exons ATGATTGCTTTGAGCAG GAATGTTGACAATATGCAGACTTCATTAGGCACCTATCATGATCCCTTGAAGTCTATGACCAGCTGCAGAACTCTACAAGACATCGCAGAGATTCACCTAGAGGAAAACCATGACCGAATTAGGGTCTCCTGCAAATGTCACAGGTTCCGGACTGGACACCCGAGAGATTACCAGGGGCTGGACACAGAAGGCACAACGTCAAATGTGTATGTGTCAACAGAGTCAAAAGAACCGAACAGAACATTGCTGACTTCTCCAAGCCATATCTATGAGCCGGAGTCTAACATGTGTAAGAGCACATCTTCAAGCATGCCAACCATGTCAAAAGAATCAAACAGAACATTGCTGACTTCTCAAAGACATATCTATGAGCCGGACTCCCAGGACACATCTTCATTAAGAGTGCAAAACACATCAGAAGAACCAAACAGACCTTTACTTAGGTTTCCTAGCCAGAGTGTAAACCACTCAAGGACACATGGTCTGGGAGCAGCGAGATTCATTTTAACGGTGCTTGTTCCTTGTGCTGCTCTTTTGGTGACTTTATCCATGGCATTCATTTTGATTTCGTGGAGTAATGCACAAGCGCGGCTCTTGGAGAGGGTGGCGTTGCTGGAAGAAAGACTTTCAGAAGTTGGCAAGACTTGTAATTGTGGGATGCCAACTGAAGGTGAGAGTGGACAAAAAGGCTTCATGAATGGTGAAAGACGGGAGAACAAGTTTGCATTTTTGATGGCTAGTGGTCAAGGGAATGTCTTGGGAGTAGAGACAGAGTCGAAGCCTGATAGAGATCTTCATTCCTTACAGGACGTTCATTCGTTACATGAACTTAAAGAAGTTCTAAAAGCAGTAACCCCCGAG ATTCATCCGAAAATCCTTATCAAACTCGAAGACGCAATGAGTACCTCGCCTGCATCCTCACAAGTACCTGATAGCAGCACCCCAGTATCATTAGGTGATACGCGGGCATCACTGAACAGGATGCCTGTTATCCCACAAGACAGTGAGAGTGGAAGAGCCAGATACAGGAGAGGCGGTAAGAAAAGAGGACGAGACCGAAATCAATCGGATGAGCAGGTCCAGAGAGCCAGAAGTACTGGAGCTGAAACGAGAGAACCGG cTGGTTGGGTTCCTTACTGGGCTCTATCCTCGTCACTACTGAAGGCAGGGTCTGCAGACTACATGGATGAAATCAAAAGGGAATTTCGACTGTCAGCGCGGGGGAACGTTACCGTACGAACTCCAGGATTGTACTACGTATATAGCCAG ATGATGTACTACGACCCAAATGAGTACATCGGTCATACCATAGTGATCGATGGTGTCGAAGCATTCACCTGCATCGCCCCGATCTCGGAACAGACAAGCAAGTACAAAACATGCTTCATCGGCGGTCTCGTGTACCTTCCTCCAAGGGCGAAGGTTGCCATTAAAATGCTGTACACCCCTCGTCGAGTCTGCCTGTTTGAAGACACAAGTTATTTCGGCATGTTTAGAGTCACTTGA
- the LOC129260481 gene encoding uncharacterized protein LOC129260481 isoform X1: MIALSRNVDNMQTSLGTYHDPLKSMTSCRTLQDIAEIHLEENHDRIRVSCKCHRFRTGHPRDYQGLDTEGTTSNVYVSTESKEPNRTLLTSPSHIYEPESNMCKSTSSSMPTMSKESNRTLLTSQRHIYEPDSQDTSSLRVQNTSEEPNRPLLRFPSQSVNHSRTHGLGAARFILTVLVPCAALLVTLSMAFILISWSNAQARLLERVALLEERLSEVGKTCNCGMPTEGESGQKGFMNGERRENKFAFLMASGQGNVLGVETESKPDRDLHSLQDVHSLHELKEVLKAVTPEIHPKILIKLEDAMSTSPASSQVPDSSTPVSLGDTRASLNRMPVIPQDSESGRARYRRGGKKRGRDRNQSDEQVQRARSTGAETREPDRNSTEIKGVHFQANLNRTTTIGVGEAGWVPYWALSSSLLKAGSADYMDEIKREFRLSARGNVTVRTPGLYYVYSQMMYYDPNEYIGHTIVIDGVEAFTCIAPISEQTSKYKTCFIGGLVYLPPRAKVAIKMLYTPRRVCLFEDTSYFGMFRVT; encoded by the exons ATGATTGCTTTGAGCAG GAATGTTGACAATATGCAGACTTCATTAGGCACCTATCATGATCCCTTGAAGTCTATGACCAGCTGCAGAACTCTACAAGACATCGCAGAGATTCACCTAGAGGAAAACCATGACCGAATTAGGGTCTCCTGCAAATGTCACAGGTTCCGGACTGGACACCCGAGAGATTACCAGGGGCTGGACACAGAAGGCACAACGTCAAATGTGTATGTGTCAACAGAGTCAAAAGAACCGAACAGAACATTGCTGACTTCTCCAAGCCATATCTATGAGCCGGAGTCTAACATGTGTAAGAGCACATCTTCAAGCATGCCAACCATGTCAAAAGAATCAAACAGAACATTGCTGACTTCTCAAAGACATATCTATGAGCCGGACTCCCAGGACACATCTTCATTAAGAGTGCAAAACACATCAGAAGAACCAAACAGACCTTTACTTAGGTTTCCTAGCCAGAGTGTAAACCACTCAAGGACACATGGTCTGGGAGCAGCGAGATTCATTTTAACGGTGCTTGTTCCTTGTGCTGCTCTTTTGGTGACTTTATCCATGGCATTCATTTTGATTTCGTGGAGTAATGCACAAGCGCGGCTCTTGGAGAGGGTGGCGTTGCTGGAAGAAAGACTTTCAGAAGTTGGCAAGACTTGTAATTGTGGGATGCCAACTGAAGGTGAGAGTGGACAAAAAGGCTTCATGAATGGTGAAAGACGGGAGAACAAGTTTGCATTTTTGATGGCTAGTGGTCAAGGGAATGTCTTGGGAGTAGAGACAGAGTCGAAGCCTGATAGAGATCTTCATTCCTTACAGGACGTTCATTCGTTACATGAACTTAAAGAAGTTCTAAAAGCAGTAACCCCCGAG ATTCATCCGAAAATCCTTATCAAACTCGAAGACGCAATGAGTACCTCGCCTGCATCCTCACAAGTACCTGATAGCAGCACCCCAGTATCATTAGGTGATACGCGGGCATCACTGAACAGGATGCCTGTTATCCCACAAGACAGTGAGAGTGGAAGAGCCAGATACAGGAGAGGCGGTAAGAAAAGAGGACGAGACCGAAATCAATCGGATGAGCAGGTCCAGAGAGCCAGAAGTACTGGAGCTGAAACGAGAGAACCGG ATCGAAATTCGACAGAGATAAAAGGCGTCCATTTCCAGGCCAATCTCAATCGAACCACAACAATCGGCGTAGGTGAGG cTGGTTGGGTTCCTTACTGGGCTCTATCCTCGTCACTACTGAAGGCAGGGTCTGCAGACTACATGGATGAAATCAAAAGGGAATTTCGACTGTCAGCGCGGGGGAACGTTACCGTACGAACTCCAGGATTGTACTACGTATATAGCCAG ATGATGTACTACGACCCAAATGAGTACATCGGTCATACCATAGTGATCGATGGTGTCGAAGCATTCACCTGCATCGCCCCGATCTCGGAACAGACAAGCAAGTACAAAACATGCTTCATCGGCGGTCTCGTGTACCTTCCTCCAAGGGCGAAGGTTGCCATTAAAATGCTGTACACCCCTCGTCGAGTCTGCCTGTTTGAAGACACAAGTTATTTCGGCATGTTTAGAGTCACTTGA
- the LOC129262380 gene encoding uncharacterized protein LOC129262380, with translation MTYGTKNYGAVASAYGPLTRNMPNVKTATGQQDGDNQWKQKQKVLHGSLLEYTKRMDKIKQARMAISKSKEQGRLSSVPQQRRHFKMVLPGLDQLEHDALSLTNKFMSQAQFQSASSAADKVIERSKETLPSEGVKSSIFSNEVQERSKASPNSFKQNWRVLKDVKVRNIPVLKTKDGVVYSTVCRPAKINQPQTAETFEDTRTTIVKLDEQGIASTNVTNENFRKYHPGILPMPGMKGPYKSKVTLHVSLPQMEREFDGEPDEENDTNSCSIDLPNDSQSSSRVQTPNPTKIDTGQDISSATLQNKEKFEAVLSNDPMDDRNGATRDKEKPGDVAKSLKGSDKHNDRPNEKGNVKRHIKNENAKTISPLKKISVLPPTSNLPRANKHGEKNHYPCADCPVCKAEMESSESNSSVLKKNDKPLPNIKSSSGQDSSREKNKVKRSSLQQITLPGGVMKLGKVTYHRTYKINVRPVPPHMKQMVGGVSSELTLHDSFADAVKGTDVLKEAERTIRFEKNRKENQERRKRFTNETKPMQPLCRHGRFVQECYTCRAVEEIRQRLNSSYSRSEQQYQWNLLSKHERHLTQNGSRPMSNVKPPLRKNAPYRLSAISKPTDTVHAAEDSNAPPGEPGGRVITEKEEGRANPQGLLPKHAEGNIDENCGNVSNENEELANKKVRFAEERIYDPMRGSYRQSNNSNNEQMLLSPLKN, from the coding sequence ATGACGTACGGAACCAAGAATTACGGCGCCGTAGCGTCAGCCTACGGACCACTAACTAGAAACATGCCCAACGTAAAGACGGCAACTGGACAGCAAGACGGAGACAACCAGTGGAAGCAGAAGCAAAAAGTACTTCATGGTTCTCTTCTTGAGTACACGAAGAGGATGGACAAGATCAAACAGGCTCGGATGGCCATTTCAAAGAGCAAGGAACAAGGTCGATTAAGTTCGGTACCACAGCAACGACGGCACTTTAAAATGGTCTTACCCGGTTTGGACCAACTGGAGCACGACGCACTGTCTTTGACCAATAAGTTCATGAGCCAGGCCCAGTTCCAATCAGCATCCAGTGCCGCAGATAAGGTAATTGAACGGTCTAAGGAGACGTTGCCATCAGAAGGTGTTAAGTCCAGTATCTTCAGCAACGAGGTACAGGAGCGGTCAAAGGCATCCCCGAACTCGTTTAAACAGAACTGGAGAGTTCTGAAGGATGTTAAGGTCAGGAACATACCGGTCCTGAAAACGAAAGATGGTGTTGTTTATTCAACGGTTTGCCGCCCAGCTAAGATAAATCAACCTCAAACAGCAGAGACCTTTGAAGATACAAGGACCACCATCGTGAAACTGGACGAGCAAGGGATTGCCAGTACAAATGTGACCAATGAAAACTTCCGGAAGTATCACCCTGGAATCTTACCAATGCCTGGTATGAAAGGCCCTTACAAGTCCAAGGTTACCCTCCATGTTTCGTTGCCCCAGATGGAGAGGGAATTCGATGGTGAACCCGACGAGGAAAATGACACCAACTCCTGCTCCATCGACTTACCGAACGATTCGCAATCGTCAAGCCGCGTTCAGACACCAAACCCTACAAAGATTGACACCGGACAGGACATATCAAGTGCTACTCTtcaaaacaaagagaaattcGAAGCTGTTTTGAGCAACGATCCAATGGATGATAGAAACGGTGCAACACGTGATAAAGAGAAGCCGGGAGATGTCGCAAAATCTTTAAAAGGAAGTGACAAACACAATGATCGTCCAAATGAAAAAGGCAATGTCAAAAGGCATATTAAAAATGAGAATGCTAAAACTATTTCTCCTCTTAAGAAAATATCGGTTTTGCCGCCGACATCGAATTTACCACGCGCGAATAAGCATGGTGAAAAGAACCACTATCCTTGCGCTGATTGTCCTGTTTGCAAAGCTGAAATGGAAAGCTCTGAATCGAATTCATCTGTGCTTAAGAAAAATGACAAGCCATTGCCAAATATCAAGTCGTCATCTGGCCAAGATTCGAGCCGCgagaaaaataaagttaaaagaAGCTCTCTACAACAGATAACCTTACCAGGCGGTGTGATGAAATTAGGAAAGGTGACGTATCACAGGACGTACAAGATCAATGTCAGACCAGTACCTCCGCATATGAAGCAGATGGTAGGTGGTGTCAGCAGTGAGCTAACGCTGCATGATTCCTTTGCAGATGCAGTCAAAGGCACCGATGTTCTCAAGGAAGCCGAACGAACTATTCGCTTTGAAAAGAACCGCAAGGAGAACCAAGAACGGAGGAAGAGATTTACCAATGAGACGAAGCCGATGCAACCGTTGTGCAGACACGGTCGTTTCGTGCAGGAGTGTTACACGTGTAGAGCTGTTGAAGAGATCCGTCAAAGATTAAACAGCTCTTACAGCCGTAGCGAGCAGCAATACCAATGGAACCTACTGTCGAAACACGAACGGCACTTGACGCAGAATGGCAGTAGGCCTATGTCGAACGTAAAACCACCACTGCGAAAGAACGCTCCGTACAGGTTATCCGCAATCTCTAAACCTACCGATACTGTTCATGCTGCAGAAGACAGTAATGCACCCCCTGGTGAACCTGGTGGTAGGGTCATCACTGAAAAGGAAGAAGGACGTGCCAATCCTCAAGGTTTGCTCCCGAAACATGCAGAAGGCAATATCGACGAGAACTGTGGCAATGTGTCGAATGAGAATGAAGAATTGGCGAACAAAAAGGTCCGATTCGCTGAGGAAAGAATATACGATCCCATGAGGGGGTCCTACAGACAGAGCAATAATTCGAACAATGAACAGATGCTTTTATCGccccttaaaaactga
- the LOC129260481 gene encoding uncharacterized protein LOC129260481 isoform X2 — protein sequence MIALSRNVDNMQTSLGTYHDPLKSMTSCRTLQDIAEIHLEENHDRIRVSCKCHRFRTGHPRDYQGLDTEGTTSNVYVSTESKEPNRTLLTSPSHIYEPESNMCKSTSSSMPTMSKESNRTLLTSQRHIYEPDSQDTSSLRVQNTSEEPNRPLLRFPSQSVNHSRTHGLGAARFILTVLVPCAALLVTLSMAFILISWSNAQARLLERVALLEERLSEVGKTCNCGMPTEGESGQKGFMNGERRENKFAFLMASGQGNVLGVETESKPDRDLHSLQDVHSLHELKEVLKAVTPEIHPKILIKLEDAMSTSPASSQVPDSSTPVSLGDTRASLNRMPVIPQDSESGRARYRRGGKKRGRDRNQSDEQVQRARSTGAETREPDRNSTEIKGVHFQANLNRTTTIGVAGWVPYWALSSSLLKAGSADYMDEIKREFRLSARGNVTVRTPGLYYVYSQMMYYDPNEYIGHTIVIDGVEAFTCIAPISEQTSKYKTCFIGGLVYLPPRAKVAIKMLYTPRRVCLFEDTSYFGMFRVT from the exons ATGATTGCTTTGAGCAG GAATGTTGACAATATGCAGACTTCATTAGGCACCTATCATGATCCCTTGAAGTCTATGACCAGCTGCAGAACTCTACAAGACATCGCAGAGATTCACCTAGAGGAAAACCATGACCGAATTAGGGTCTCCTGCAAATGTCACAGGTTCCGGACTGGACACCCGAGAGATTACCAGGGGCTGGACACAGAAGGCACAACGTCAAATGTGTATGTGTCAACAGAGTCAAAAGAACCGAACAGAACATTGCTGACTTCTCCAAGCCATATCTATGAGCCGGAGTCTAACATGTGTAAGAGCACATCTTCAAGCATGCCAACCATGTCAAAAGAATCAAACAGAACATTGCTGACTTCTCAAAGACATATCTATGAGCCGGACTCCCAGGACACATCTTCATTAAGAGTGCAAAACACATCAGAAGAACCAAACAGACCTTTACTTAGGTTTCCTAGCCAGAGTGTAAACCACTCAAGGACACATGGTCTGGGAGCAGCGAGATTCATTTTAACGGTGCTTGTTCCTTGTGCTGCTCTTTTGGTGACTTTATCCATGGCATTCATTTTGATTTCGTGGAGTAATGCACAAGCGCGGCTCTTGGAGAGGGTGGCGTTGCTGGAAGAAAGACTTTCAGAAGTTGGCAAGACTTGTAATTGTGGGATGCCAACTGAAGGTGAGAGTGGACAAAAAGGCTTCATGAATGGTGAAAGACGGGAGAACAAGTTTGCATTTTTGATGGCTAGTGGTCAAGGGAATGTCTTGGGAGTAGAGACAGAGTCGAAGCCTGATAGAGATCTTCATTCCTTACAGGACGTTCATTCGTTACATGAACTTAAAGAAGTTCTAAAAGCAGTAACCCCCGAG ATTCATCCGAAAATCCTTATCAAACTCGAAGACGCAATGAGTACCTCGCCTGCATCCTCACAAGTACCTGATAGCAGCACCCCAGTATCATTAGGTGATACGCGGGCATCACTGAACAGGATGCCTGTTATCCCACAAGACAGTGAGAGTGGAAGAGCCAGATACAGGAGAGGCGGTAAGAAAAGAGGACGAGACCGAAATCAATCGGATGAGCAGGTCCAGAGAGCCAGAAGTACTGGAGCTGAAACGAGAGAACCGG ATCGAAATTCGACAGAGATAAAAGGCGTCCATTTCCAGGCCAATCTCAATCGAACCACAACAATCGGCGTAG cTGGTTGGGTTCCTTACTGGGCTCTATCCTCGTCACTACTGAAGGCAGGGTCTGCAGACTACATGGATGAAATCAAAAGGGAATTTCGACTGTCAGCGCGGGGGAACGTTACCGTACGAACTCCAGGATTGTACTACGTATATAGCCAG ATGATGTACTACGACCCAAATGAGTACATCGGTCATACCATAGTGATCGATGGTGTCGAAGCATTCACCTGCATCGCCCCGATCTCGGAACAGACAAGCAAGTACAAAACATGCTTCATCGGCGGTCTCGTGTACCTTCCTCCAAGGGCGAAGGTTGCCATTAAAATGCTGTACACCCCTCGTCGAGTCTGCCTGTTTGAAGACACAAGTTATTTCGGCATGTTTAGAGTCACTTGA